A stretch of Brassica rapa cultivar Chiifu-401-42 chromosome A08, CAAS_Brap_v3.01, whole genome shotgun sequence DNA encodes these proteins:
- the LOC103834983 gene encoding disease resistance protein RRS1 isoform X3, whose protein sequence is MGFHRKGIYASANSNETLDVMEGASASVVVFSKNYLSSPSCLDKLVRVLQCRRKSGQLVVPVFYDVSPSNVEVQEQESVDRISALQELREFTGYQFREGCSECELVEEIVKDVYEKLLPAEQIGISLRLLEIEHLLCKQPWGIRRLGIWGMPGIGKTTLAKAVFDQISGGYEAFFFIKHFDKAFNEKGLHCLLEEHFGNILMDLPRVCSSITRPSFPGDILSKKRTLVVLDDVQNPLVAESFLGGFHWFGPGSLIIITSRDKQVFRHCQINHVYEVQSLNENEALQLFSHHAIGENIREKKFMKLSMEVIDYASGNPLALSYYGKELKGKKLSEMRTTFLKHKLRTPYKIQDLFKRSYEALNDSEKNIFLDIACFFKGENVDYVMQLLEGCGFLPHIGIDVLVEKCLVTISENRVKMHRIIQDFGREIINGEVVQIERRRRLWEPWTIKFLLEDDKLKANVKSTYTRPLGTVDIEGIFLDASNLSFDVKSGAFKHMLSLRFLKIYCSSYEKDSRVLLPKGLDSLPYELRLLHWENYPLKSLPQKFDPCHLVELNLSYSQLQKLWGGTKNLKMLKVVRLCHSQQLTDINDLCKAQDLELLDLQGCTQLQSFPAMGQLRLLRVVNLSGCTEIRSFPEVSPNIKELHLQGTGIRELPVSTVTLSSQVKLNRELSNLLTEFPGVSDVINHERLTSLIKPVSANQHLGKLVRLNMKDCVHLTSLPDMADLELLQVLDLSGCSNLNDIQGFPRNLEELYLAGTAIKEFPQLPLSLEILNAHGCVSLISIPIGFEQLPRYYTFSNCFGLSEKVVNIFVKNALTNVERLAREYHQQQKLNKSLAFSFIGPSPAGENLTFDMQPGSSVIIQLGSSWRDTLGVAVLVQVTFSKDYCEASGGFNVTCVCRWKDKDYVSHKREKDFHCWPPEEEGVSKDHTFVFCDLDIHPGACEENDTGILADLVVFEFFTVNKQKKLLDESCTVTKCGVYVITAADRDTSPNMTPSFDYLQELSDNDARNVYDGLDEDERTLFLYIACLFNDEEAYLLAPLSNGLEISSGIKILTDKSLIHISPYGVLVREGLLQKIGMEMINRRRQAQALTNLADIAGVDSRKWDNNANMIENLPHSFKMHSSMCLALKKLVDRVMKIFPEIEAARPGSSTAIQPLNEALEKAKLLLQYCSESSKLYMAVTGDDILTRGSRSKKLLEQSLADIRTMVPTALAIQILEVLQDLKSTELSLESSEEEAGKDIRELMRQSTSSSVSSDEIRDFHFAALKLQLSTPEAVAVERRSLKSLYGKLGECEGNKRQILKYLLCLLKKHEKIIWRDHKDNSLTLHQSSNDSVCAGVADAGCSEEYNATLPEHFKCPLSLTVMYDPVIISSGHTFERMSIQKWFECNDSCPVSKRILDDFTLQSNVAMKDQISKWCSKKGLDVQDPAMKHVNASHNLDFSIPSFSSPLYNISDLSCFRSSDISSSFSTESETEIRDSTHSEWEIEPLCELSKLPWNAQVKVVQDVRSLFEQDSKAARSMSPSKFIEPLVTFLKNAHERNGTDVVKDGLELLLTFLSGNRRAIDSLGEEVFEMLCVFLGSELVAEETLNVLEVLSNHPHSLSKITSTGSLSCLLKIAESGAENLQEQAMITLKKLCSSNEICLEMVSLGFVQKLTSFLQQNVFSKHSIIMLKNLCNTEKGRVCVTETPGCLASISDLLDSNVSEEVENAISILLQLCVEKIEYCYLVVREGLNIYSSLLLISNNGTEEAKVGASELLRALEEVEEVEEEEESSTPQEEATTSQVVTHQEPITKPSPKNSGLFGLSFSISKKKIKL, encoded by the exons ATGGGTTTCCACAGAAAAGGCATATATGCATCTGCAAATAGCAATGAGACTCTGGATGTGATGGAGGGAGCTAGCGCTTCTGTGGTGGTTTTTTCGAAGAACTACTTGTCCTCCCCCTCATGCCTGGATAAGCTCGTGAGGGTTCTTCAGTGCAGGAGGAAAAGCGGCCAGCTGGTGGTTCCAGTGTTCTATGACGTCAGTCCATCTAATGTGGAGGTGCAGGAGCAAGAGTCAGTTGATCGGATAAGCGCGCTCCAAGAGCTGAGAGAATTCACAGGCTACCAGTTTAG AGAGGGATGCAGTGAGTGCGAACTCGTGGAAGAGATTGTTAAAGATGTCTATGAAAAACTCCTTCCCGCGGAACAAATAGGAATCAGCTTAAGGCTCCTAGAGATAGAACACTTGCTTTGCAAACAGCCATGGGGTATCCGTCGCTTAGGAATCTGGGGTATGCCCGGCATAGGCAAGACAACACTTGCTAAAGCAGTTTTTGATCAGATCTCTGGAGGCTATGAagctttttttttcatcaaacaCTTTGACAAAGCTTTCAACGAGAAGGGACTTCACTGTTTGTTGGAGGAACATTTTGGGAACATTTTGATGGACTTGCCTCGCGTATGCAGTAGCATTACAAGACCTAGCTTCCCCGGGGATATATTAAGCAAGAAGAGAACTCTTGTTGTTCTTGATGATGTGCAAAATCCTTTAGTTGCCGAGTCTTTTCTCGGTGGGTTTCATTGGTTTGGTCCGGGAAGCCTAATTATCATAACCTCCAGAGATAAGCAAGTTTTCCGCCATTGTCAAATCAATCACGTGTATGAGGTTCAGAGCTTAAATGAGAATGAGGCTCTGCAGCTATTCTCTCACCATGCTATTGGAGAaaatataagagaaaaaaaattcatgaaACTATCAATGGAAGTGATTGACTATGCTAGTGGAAATCCATTAGCTCTCAGCTATTACGGAAAAGAGCTCAAGGGAAAGAAACTGTCAGAAATGAGGACCACATTCCTCAAACACAAGCTACGTACGCCATATAAGATTCAAGACTTATTCAagagaagctatgaagcacttAATGACAGCGAGAAGAACATTTTTCTGGACATTGCTTGTTTTTTCAAGGGAGAAAATGTTGACTATGTGATGCAACTGCTTGAGGGGTGTGGATTTCTACCACATATTGGGATTGATGTTCTTGTGGAGAAGTGTCTGGTTACTATTTCAGAAAACAGAGTGAAAATGCATAGAATAATTCAAGACTTCGGCAGAGAAATAATCAACGGAGAAGTAGTACAGATCGAGCGGCGTCGCAGACTATGGGAACCTTGGACCATCAAATTTCTACTTGAAGATGACAAACTCAAAGCAAACGTCAAATCAACCTATACACGTCCTCTG GGCACTGTAGACATAGAAGGCATATTTCTAGACGCATCGAACTTAAGCTTTGATGTGAAGTCTGGTGCTTTTAAGCATATGCTAAGCCTTAGATTCCTGAAGATTTATTGTTCCAGTTATGAAAAAGATAGTAGAGTCCTCCTTCCCAAAGGACTTGATTCTCTGCCGTATGAGCTAAGACTCCTCCACTGGGAGAACTATCCTTTGAAATCCTTGCCACAAAAATTTGACCCATGCCACCTTGTTGAACTCAATTTGTCTTACAGTCAGCTTCAGAAACTTTGGGGAGGAACTAAG aaTCTCAAGATGCTGAAGGTGGTCAGGCTGTGTCATTCCCAGCAGCTAACTGATATTAACGATCTTTGTAAAGCTCAAGATCTCGAGCTATTAGATCTCCAAGGGTGTACACAATTGCAGAGTTTTCCAGCCATGGGTCAGTTGCGGCTTCTCAGAGTTGTGAACCTTTCAGGTTGCACAGAGATCAGAAGCTTCCCAGAGGTTTCACCAAATATTAAGGAACTACATCTACAAGGAACTGGTATCAGAGAACTCCCAGTATCCACTGTGACCCTCTCCTCGCAAGTTAAGCTGAACAGAGAGCTTTCCAATCTTCTAACAGAATTCCCGGGAGTTTCAGATGTTATAAACCATGAGCGACTAACAAGCCTGATCAAACCCGTGTCAGCTAATCAACATCTTGGTAAACTTGTTCGCCTGAATATGAAAGATTGTGTTCATTTGACAAGTCTGCCTGACATGGCTGATTTAGAATTACTTCAAGTTCTTGATCTCTCTGGATGCTCAAATCTCAACGATATTCAGGGTTTCCCACGAAACCTGGAAGAATTATATCTTGCTGGGACGGCCATAAAAGAATTTCCACAGCTTCCCTTGAGTCTTGAAATCTTGAATGCACATGGTTGTGTGTCTCTTATATCAATTCCTATCGGTTTCGAGCAGCTTCCTAGGTACTACACATTCAGTAACTGTTTTGGTCTTTCGGAAAAAGTGGTCAACATTTTTGTAAAGAATGCTTTGACTAATGTTGAGCGCCTCGCAAGGGAGTATCATCAACAACAGAAACTCAACAAATCTCTAGCTTTCAGCTTCATTGGGCCTTCACCTGCAGGGGAAAATCTAACATTTGATATGCAACCAGGATCTTCTGTGATTATACAACTGGGCTCTTCTTGGAGAGATACGCTTGGAGTTGCCGTATTAGTACAAGTTACATTTTCGAAGGATTACTGCGAGGCTAGTGGTGGTTTTAACGTTACTTGTGTTTGCAGATGGAAAGATAAGGATTATGTCTCTCATAAGCGAGAAAAAGACTTCCATTGTTGGCCTCCAGAGGAAGAAGGTGTTTCAAAGGACCACACGTTCGTCTTCTGTGATCTCGATATTCATCCTGGTGCCTGTGAAGAAAATGATACCGGCATATTAGCTGATCTTGTCGTATTTGAGTTCTTTACTGTgaacaagcagaagaagctaTTAGATGAGAGTTGTACTGTGACGAAATGTGGAGTATATGTGATAACTGCTGCAGATCGAGATACAAGCCCTAACATGACTCCATCATTTGATTACCTGCAGGAGCTTTCTGATAATGATGCTCGAAACGTATATGATGGCTTAGACGAGGATGAAAGAACTTTATTTCTTTACATTGCGTGTCTGTTCAATGATGAGGAAGCTTATTTGTTGGCACCACTTAGCAATGGCTTGGAAATTAGTTCTGGGATCAAGATCTTAACCGATAAGTCTCTCATACATATATCTCCATACGGTGTTTTAGTACGAGAAGGCTTACTTCAGAAAATAGGTATGGAGATGATCAATAGACGGAGACAGGCGCAAGCTTTGACCAATTTAGCAGATATAGCCGGAGTGGATTCTCGGAAGTG GGATAATAACGCTAACATGATAGAGAACTTGCCTCACTCCTTCAAG ATGCACTCTTCAATGTGCTTAGCCTTGAAGAAATTAGTTGATAGAGTCATGAAAATATTTCCTGAAATAGAAGCTGCTAGACCCGGATCTTCCACAGCGATACAGCCTCTCAACGAAGCTTTGGAGAAAGCTAAGCTGCTTCTTCAATACTGCAGTGAATCCAGTAAACTCTACATG GCAGTAACAGGAGATGATATACTCACAAGAGGTTCTAGATCCAAAAAGTTATTAGAACAAAGCTTAGCTGACATCAGAACCATGGTTCCTACTGCTTTGGCTATCCAG ATACTTGAGGTTCTCCAGGATCTTAAGTCAACAGAGTTGTCTCTAGAATcatctgaagaagaagctggGAAAGATATTAGGGAACTGATGCGACAAAGCACATCTTCTTCTGTGTCTTCTGATGAGATCAGAGATTTCCACTTTGCAGCCCTAAAGCTCCAGCTCTCAACACCTGAAGCCGTTGCGGTAGAGAGAAGGTCCTTAAAGTCGCTTTATGGGAAGCTAGGCGAGTGTGAAGGGAACAAGAGACAGATTCTGAAGTATCTCCTCTGCCTCCTGAAGAAGCATGAGAAAATCATATGGAGAGATCACAAAGATAACTCTCTCACACTGCATCAGTCTTCGAAtgattctgtgtgtgctggtgttGCAGATGCCGGGTGTTCTGAGGAATACAATGCAACACTTCCCGAGCATTTCAAATGCCCTCTTTCTCTTACCGTGATGTATGATCCTGTCATCATTTCTTCGGGCCACACGTTTGAGAGGATGTCGATTCAGAAATGGTTTGAATGTAATGATTCATGTCCTGTATCGAAAAGGATACTGGATGATTTCACATTGCAGTCCAACGTAGCAATGAAGGATCAGATATCAAAATGGTGCTCCAAGAAGGGTCTTGATGTTCAAGATCCAGCAATGAAGCACGTAAACGCTTCACATAATCTTGACTTCTCCATTCCTAGTTTTTCAAGTCCTCTGTACAATATCTCAGACCTCAGCTGTTTCAGGAGTAGTGACATCAGTTCTAGCTTCTCCACTGAATCAGAAACAGAAATCAGAGATTCTACTCACAGCGAGTGGGAGATAGAACCCTTATGTGAACTCAGTAAGCTTCCATGGAATGCGCAGGTCAAGGTTGTTCAAGATGTAAGAAGTCTTTTTGAGCAAGATTCTAAGGCTGCTCGGTCTATGTCGCCGAGTAAATTTATTGAGCCACTTGTCACATTCTTGAAGAATGCTCATGAAAGAAATGGCACTGACGTAGTAAAGGATGGATTGGAGTTATTATTGACTTTCCTCAGTGGAAACCGAAGGGCTATAGACTCTCTGGGAGAAGAAGTATTTGAAATGTTGTGTGTCTTTCTCGGGTCTGAGTTAGTAGCTGAAGAAACTCTAAACGTACTCGAGGTTCTCTCTAACCACCCACACAGTCTCTCCAAGATAACTTCAACAGGCTCTCTCTCTTGCCTTTTGAAGATCGCTGAGTCTGGAGCAGAAAATCTTCAAGAACAAGCAATGATCACACTCAAGAAGCTGTGTTCAAGCAATGAGATTTGTCTGGAAATGGTCTCTCTCGGTTTTGTCCAGAAGTTAACATCTTTCTTGCAACAAAACGTCTTCAGCAAACACTCAATCATCATGCTGAAGAATCTCTGCAACACGGAGAAAGGTCGGGTTTGTGTAACCGAAACCCCGGGTTGTTTAGCTTCAATATCTGATTTATTGGACTCAAATGTTTCCGAGGAGGTAGAGAATGCAATCTCCATTCTCCTCCAGCTCTGTGTGGAGAAGATAGAGTATTGCTATCTTGTGGTGAGAGAAGGCCTTAATATCTACTCATCTCTTCTCTTGATATCCAACAACGGAACCGAGGAAGCGAAGGTGGGTGCATCTGAATTGCTTAGAGCTCTTGAAGAAGtagaagaagtagaagaagaagaagaatcctcCACACCACAAGAAGAAGCAACTACTTCACAGGTTGTTACTCATCAGGAACCTATAACAAAACCATCTCCAAAGAATTCTGGTCTTTTTGGACTCAGTTTCTCCATTTccaagaagaagataaaactaTAA